The proteins below are encoded in one region of Streptomyces sp. NBC_00490:
- a CDS encoding bifunctional aldolase/short-chain dehydrogenase — MATHPEAAALLARSHRLGADPRNTNYAGGNASAKGTDTDPVTGGDVELMWVKGSGGDLGTLTEGGLAVLRLDRMRALVEVYPGVEREDEMVAAFDYCLHGKGGAAPSIDTAMHGLVEAAHVDHLHPDSGIALACAADGEKLTAECFGDTVVWVPWRRPGFQLGLDIAAVKEANPQAIGCILGGHGITAWGDTSEECERNSLHIIRTAEAFLEERGRAEPFGPVIEGYGALEASARRERAAALAPYVRALASQDKPQVGHFTDSDVVLDFLASAEHPRLAALGTSCPDHFLRTKVAPLVLDLPPAAPLDEAVARLKELHASYREEYAAYYRRNALPDSPAMRGADPAIVLIPGVGMFSFGKDKQTARVAGEFYVNAINVMRGAEAVSTYAPIEESEKFRIEYWALEEAKLQRMPKPKPLATRVALVTGAGSGIGKAIAHRLVSEGACVVVADLNGDNAAAVAEELGGPDKAVAVTVDVTSEEQIAEAFKAAALAFGGVDLVVNNAGISISKPLLETSAKDWDLQHDIMARGSFLVSREAARVMIAQELGGDIVYIASKNAVFAGPNNIAYSATKADQAHQVRLLAAELGEHGIRVNGINPDGVVRGSGIFAAGWGAQRAAVYGVEEEKLGEFYAQRTILKREVLPEHVANAVFALTGGELTHTTGLHIPVDAGVAAAFLR, encoded by the coding sequence ATGGCAACCCATCCCGAAGCTGCCGCCCTGCTGGCCCGGTCCCATCGGCTCGGTGCTGATCCCCGTAACACCAACTACGCCGGTGGTAACGCGTCCGCGAAGGGCACCGACACCGATCCCGTCACCGGGGGTGATGTGGAGTTGATGTGGGTCAAGGGGTCCGGTGGGGATCTCGGGACGCTGACCGAGGGTGGGCTGGCCGTGCTGCGGCTGGACCGGATGCGGGCGCTGGTGGAGGTGTATCCCGGCGTCGAGCGCGAGGACGAGATGGTCGCCGCCTTCGACTACTGCCTGCACGGCAAGGGCGGGGCGGCTCCGTCGATCGACACCGCCATGCACGGGCTGGTCGAGGCGGCGCATGTCGATCATCTGCATCCCGACTCCGGGATCGCGCTGGCCTGTGCCGCCGACGGGGAGAAGCTCACCGCGGAGTGTTTCGGGGACACCGTGGTGTGGGTGCCGTGGCGGCGGCCCGGGTTCCAGCTCGGGCTGGACATCGCCGCGGTCAAGGAGGCCAACCCGCAGGCGATCGGGTGCATCCTCGGCGGGCACGGGATCACCGCCTGGGGGGACACCTCCGAGGAGTGCGAGCGGAACTCGCTGCACATCATCCGCACCGCCGAGGCGTTCCTGGAGGAGCGTGGCAGGGCCGAGCCCTTCGGGCCGGTGATCGAGGGCTACGGTGCGCTGGAGGCCTCGGCGCGGCGCGAGCGGGCCGCCGCCCTGGCGCCCTATGTGCGTGCCCTCGCCTCCCAGGACAAGCCGCAGGTCGGGCACTTCACCGACTCCGACGTGGTGCTCGACTTCCTGGCCTCCGCCGAGCACCCCCGGCTCGCCGCGCTCGGGACGTCCTGCCCGGACCACTTCCTGCGGACCAAGGTGGCACCGCTCGTCCTCGACCTGCCGCCGGCCGCGCCGCTGGACGAGGCCGTCGCCCGGCTGAAGGAGCTGCACGCCTCCTACCGCGAGGAGTACGCCGCCTACTACCGGCGCAACGCCCTGCCCGACTCCCCCGCGATGCGCGGCGCGGACCCGGCGATCGTGCTGATCCCGGGCGTGGGCATGTTCTCCTTCGGCAAGGACAAGCAGACCGCGCGGGTGGCCGGAGAGTTCTACGTCAACGCCATCAACGTGATGCGCGGCGCGGAGGCCGTTTCTACGTACGCGCCCATCGAGGAGTCCGAGAAGTTCCGTATCGAGTACTGGGCACTGGAGGAGGCCAAGCTTCAGCGGATGCCGAAGCCCAAGCCGCTCGCGACGCGGGTCGCCCTGGTGACGGGTGCGGGCAGCGGGATCGGCAAGGCGATCGCGCATCGGCTCGTCTCCGAGGGCGCCTGCGTGGTCGTCGCCGATCTCAACGGTGACAACGCCGCCGCGGTCGCCGAGGAGCTCGGTGGCCCCGACAAGGCCGTCGCCGTGACCGTGGACGTGACCTCCGAGGAGCAGATCGCCGAGGCCTTCAAGGCCGCCGCGCTCGCCTTCGGCGGGGTGGATCTCGTCGTCAACAACGCGGGGATCTCCATCTCCAAGCCGCTCCTGGAGACGTCGGCCAAGGACTGGGACCTCCAGCACGACATCATGGCCCGGGGTTCGTTCCTCGTCTCGCGCGAGGCCGCCCGGGTGATGATCGCGCAGGAGCTGGGCGGCGACATCGTCTACATCGCCTCCAAGAACGCCGTCTTCGCCGGCCCCAACAACATCGCCTACTCCGCCACCAAGGCCGACCAGGCCCACCAGGTGCGACTCCTCGCCGCCGAGCTGGGCGAGCACGGCATCCGGGTCAACGGGATCAACCCGGACGGCGTGGTGCGCGGTTCCGGGATCTTCGCCGCCGGCTGGGGTGCTCAGCGGGCCGCCGTGTACGGCGTGGAGGAGGAGAAGCTGGGCGAGTTCTACGCGCAGCGGACCATCCTCAAGCGCGAGGTGCTGCCCGAGCACGTCGCCAACGCCGTCTTCGCCCTGACCGGCGGGGAGTTGACCCACACCACCGGTCTGCACATCCCGGTCGACGCCGGCGTCGCGGCCGCCTTCCTGCGGTGA
- the rhaI gene encoding L-rhamnose isomerase, with protein MTELAAVKAALKTQAVETPSWAYGNSGTRFKVFAQQGVPRTPQEKLDDAAQVHALTGVAPTVALHIPWDKVDDYAALAKHAEDRGVKLGAINSNTFQDDDYKLGSICHPEAAVRRKAVDHLLECVDIMDATGSADLKLWFADGTNYPGQDDIRARQDRLAEGLAEVYERLGDGQRMLLEYKFFEPAFYTTDVPDWGTAYAHCLKLGPKAQVVVDTGHHAPGTNIEFIVATLLREGKLGAFDFNSRFYADDDLMVGAADPFQLFRIMYEVIRGGGFTPDVAFMLDQCHNIEAKIPAIIRSVMNVQEATAKALLVDGEALAAAQAAGDVLAANAVIMDAYNTDVRPLLREVREEMGLDADPIAAYARSGWAEKIVAERVGGEQAGWGA; from the coding sequence GTGACCGAGCTCGCCGCGGTGAAGGCCGCGCTCAAGACACAGGCAGTCGAGACGCCGTCGTGGGCGTACGGGAACTCGGGAACCCGCTTCAAGGTGTTCGCGCAACAGGGTGTTCCGCGTACCCCGCAGGAGAAGCTGGACGACGCCGCGCAGGTGCACGCCCTCACGGGCGTCGCACCGACCGTCGCCCTGCACATTCCGTGGGACAAGGTCGACGACTACGCGGCGCTGGCCAAGCACGCCGAGGACCGCGGGGTGAAGCTCGGCGCGATCAACTCCAACACCTTCCAGGACGACGACTACAAGCTCGGCAGCATCTGCCACCCCGAGGCCGCGGTGCGGCGCAAGGCGGTGGATCACCTGCTGGAGTGCGTCGACATCATGGACGCCACCGGCTCCGCCGATCTGAAGCTGTGGTTCGCCGACGGTACGAACTATCCCGGGCAGGACGACATCCGGGCCCGCCAGGACCGGCTGGCCGAGGGTCTCGCCGAGGTGTACGAGCGGCTCGGGGACGGGCAGCGGATGCTGCTGGAGTACAAGTTCTTCGAGCCGGCCTTCTACACCACCGACGTGCCGGACTGGGGCACGGCGTACGCCCACTGCCTGAAGCTGGGACCCAAGGCGCAGGTCGTGGTCGACACCGGGCACCACGCTCCCGGGACCAACATCGAGTTCATCGTCGCGACGCTGCTCAGGGAGGGGAAGCTCGGCGCGTTCGACTTCAATTCCCGGTTCTACGCGGATGACGACCTCATGGTGGGTGCGGCTGATCCGTTCCAGCTGTTCCGGATCATGTACGAGGTGATCCGTGGTGGCGGCTTCACGCCGGACGTGGCGTTCATGCTCGATCAGTGCCACAACATCGAGGCGAAGATTCCCGCGATCATCCGTTCGGTGATGAATGTGCAGGAAGCCACGGCGAAGGCGTTGCTCGTCGACGGGGAGGCGCTGGCCGCCGCGCAGGCGGCGGGGGACGTGCTCGCGGCGAACGCCGTGATCATGGACGCGTACAACACGGACGTGCGGCCGCTGCTGCGGGAGGTGCGTGAGGAGATGGGGCTGGATGCGGATCCCATCGCCGCGTACGCCCGGTCCGGGTGGGCCGAGAAGATCGTTGCTGAGCGTGTTGGCGGCGAGCAGGCCGGATGGGGTGCGTAA
- a CDS encoding sugar ABC transporter ATP-binding protein — MTHPSDAGPAPVLALKDISKSFGAVRALRDVSLELFPGEVHALAGENGAGKSTLIKTLAGVHRPDAGQVLLDGAPVVFHGPGDARDAGIAVIYQEPTLFPDLSIAENIFMGRQPRRALGRIDHKATHAATAALMQRLGVELDPDRPARGLSIADQQIVEIAKALSFDARVLIMDEPTAALTGSEVARLFGVVRTLREQGAAVLFISHRLEEIFQICRRVTTLRDGAWIASEPIEGMTEDDLVRRMVGRDLDELYPKQDVEAGEVALSVRRLTREGVFTDVSFDVRRGEIVGLAGLVGAGRTEVARAVFGIDRWDAGEVDVDGKALTNGAPSTAMASGLALVPEDRRAQGLVMDMSIERNIGLTGLRTTVKAGLMDRAAERSRSLDWAVKLQVKYARIADTVNTLSGGNQQKVVLAKWLATGPKVLIVDEPTRGIDVGTKAEVHRLLSELAADGVAVLMISSDLPEILGMADRVLVMHEGRLTAEIPRSEATEETVMAAATGRAAA, encoded by the coding sequence ATGACCCACCCGTCCGACGCGGGTCCCGCCCCGGTGCTGGCGCTCAAGGACATCTCGAAGTCCTTCGGCGCCGTACGCGCCCTGCGGGACGTGTCCCTGGAGCTGTTCCCCGGCGAAGTGCACGCACTCGCCGGCGAGAACGGCGCGGGCAAGTCGACCCTCATCAAGACCCTCGCGGGGGTGCACCGACCGGACGCCGGTCAGGTGCTGCTCGACGGCGCGCCCGTCGTCTTCCACGGCCCCGGCGACGCCCGCGACGCCGGCATCGCCGTGATCTACCAGGAGCCCACCCTCTTCCCCGACCTCTCGATCGCCGAGAACATCTTCATGGGCCGCCAGCCCCGGCGCGCTCTCGGCCGCATCGACCACAAGGCCACCCACGCGGCGACAGCCGCCCTGATGCAGCGGCTCGGCGTCGAACTCGACCCCGACCGCCCCGCGCGCGGCCTGTCCATCGCGGACCAGCAGATCGTGGAGATCGCCAAGGCGCTCTCCTTCGACGCCCGCGTCCTGATCATGGACGAACCGACCGCGGCCCTGACCGGCAGCGAGGTCGCCCGGCTCTTCGGCGTCGTCCGCACCCTGCGCGAACAGGGCGCCGCGGTGCTGTTCATCTCCCACCGGCTCGAGGAGATCTTCCAGATCTGCCGGCGGGTCACCACATTGCGCGACGGGGCCTGGATCGCCAGTGAGCCGATCGAGGGCATGACCGAGGACGACCTGGTCCGCCGGATGGTCGGCCGCGACCTCGACGAGCTCTACCCCAAGCAGGACGTCGAGGCGGGCGAGGTGGCGCTGAGCGTGCGCCGGCTGACCCGGGAGGGCGTCTTCACCGACGTCTCCTTCGACGTGCGGCGCGGTGAGATCGTCGGCCTCGCAGGACTCGTCGGCGCCGGCCGCACCGAGGTCGCCCGGGCGGTCTTCGGCATCGACCGCTGGGACGCGGGGGAGGTCGACGTCGACGGCAAGGCCCTGACGAACGGCGCCCCCTCCACCGCCATGGCCTCCGGGCTCGCCCTCGTCCCCGAGGACCGGCGCGCCCAGGGCCTGGTGATGGACATGTCCATCGAGCGCAACATCGGCCTCACCGGACTCCGTACGACCGTGAAGGCCGGCCTGATGGACCGCGCCGCCGAGCGCAGCCGCTCCCTCGACTGGGCGGTCAAGCTCCAGGTGAAGTACGCCCGCATCGCCGACACGGTCAACACCCTGTCCGGCGGCAACCAGCAGAAGGTCGTCCTCGCCAAGTGGCTGGCCACCGGCCCCAAGGTGCTGATCGTCGACGAGCCCACCCGTGGCATCGACGTCGGCACCAAGGCCGAGGTGCACCGGCTGCTCAGCGAACTCGCCGCCGACGGAGTGGCCGTCCTGATGATCTCCTCCGACCTGCCCGAGATCCTCGGCATGGCCGACCGCGTGCTGGTGATGCACGAAGGCCGCCTCACCGCCGAGATCCCGCGCTCCGAAGCCACCGAGGAAACCGTGATGGCCGCAGCCACGGGGAGGGCCGCCGCATGA
- a CDS encoding ABC transporter permease, whose amino-acid sequence MTVTTTDKTPAVEVSKSSGTRLVDRVFKMRELAILVVFLVMIGVTQAGNSEFLSEQGIKDLLLNATILVLVATGQSLVVITRNVDLSVGSILGISAFAAGTYLQGGGNSVVAIALAVLLGIGCGLVNGLLVSLGQVPALVVTLGTLYIIRGIDSIWVGSRQITAANLPDGFIDFGSGGISAVPYLALIALAVLVATAYYLKHFGSGRELYALGSNPEAARLAGIPVRKRILAAYTFCGALAGLAGAMYLARFGNVDSGTGNGYELTVVSAVVVGGVVFTGGSGSVYGAALGALLLTSINSVLPALGVSSVWVLAINGILLILAIAVDRVVALRVASALKKRNARHA is encoded by the coding sequence ATGACGGTGACCACCACCGACAAGACCCCCGCCGTCGAGGTGTCCAAGTCCAGCGGCACCCGGCTGGTCGACCGTGTCTTCAAGATGCGCGAACTCGCCATCCTGGTCGTCTTCCTGGTGATGATCGGCGTCACCCAGGCCGGCAACAGCGAGTTCCTGTCCGAACAGGGCATCAAGGACCTCCTGCTCAACGCGACCATCCTGGTGCTGGTCGCCACCGGCCAGTCGCTCGTCGTCATCACCCGCAACGTCGACCTGTCCGTCGGCTCCATCCTCGGCATCAGCGCCTTCGCCGCCGGTACGTACCTCCAGGGCGGCGGCAACTCCGTCGTGGCGATCGCGCTCGCGGTCCTGCTCGGCATCGGCTGCGGACTGGTCAACGGACTGCTCGTCAGCCTCGGTCAGGTGCCCGCGCTCGTCGTCACCCTCGGCACCCTCTACATCATCCGCGGCATCGACTCCATCTGGGTCGGCTCACGTCAGATCACGGCGGCCAACCTTCCCGACGGGTTCATCGACTTCGGCTCCGGCGGCATCTCGGCGGTGCCCTACCTGGCGCTCATCGCGCTGGCGGTGCTGGTGGCCACCGCGTACTACCTCAAGCACTTCGGCAGCGGCCGTGAGCTGTACGCCCTCGGCTCCAACCCCGAGGCCGCCCGGCTCGCCGGCATCCCCGTCCGCAAGCGGATCCTCGCCGCGTACACCTTCTGCGGGGCCCTCGCCGGACTCGCCGGCGCGATGTACCTGGCCCGGTTCGGCAACGTCGACTCCGGCACCGGCAACGGCTACGAACTCACCGTCGTCAGCGCGGTCGTGGTCGGCGGCGTCGTCTTCACCGGCGGCTCCGGCAGCGTCTACGGCGCCGCCCTCGGCGCCCTGCTGCTGACCTCCATCAACAGCGTGCTGCCCGCCCTCGGCGTCAGCTCCGTGTGGGTGCTCGCCATCAACGGCATCCTGCTCATCCTCGCCATCGCGGTCGACCGGGTCGTCGCGCTGCGCGTGGCCTCGGCCCTGAAGAAGAGGAACGCCCGCCATGCCTGA
- a CDS encoding ABC transporter permease — MPESLSRAIRWDTIVGAVLIVVLLLSFGTVDGFGNAFNLSFLIGSTLPIALIALPMTLLVVSGEIDLSVASTAGLSGAVMGALWNQGMTIETIIPICLLLGVVCGLVNGLLVTRLGLPSLAVTIGTLAAYRGIAQIVLGSDAVTDFPTQYLDFASGRIGDTFIPYAFLPFLVLFAIALVVLHATPFGRSTFAIGASEEAARFAGIRVKRQKLILFTVTGLMASLTGIFWAFHYASARYDNATGLELSVIAAVLLGGIDFDGGKGTLGGAIAGVFLLGALQNVMSLQDVSAQSQIVVTGVLLVLSVLGPRVARQIAVARAQRLTL, encoded by the coding sequence ATGCCTGAGTCCCTCAGCCGCGCGATCCGGTGGGACACGATCGTCGGCGCCGTCCTGATCGTCGTGCTCCTGCTGTCCTTCGGAACGGTCGACGGTTTCGGAAACGCCTTCAACCTGTCGTTCCTGATCGGCAGCACCCTTCCGATCGCCCTGATCGCCCTGCCGATGACCCTCCTGGTCGTCTCGGGCGAGATCGATCTCTCGGTCGCCTCCACCGCCGGTCTCTCCGGCGCCGTCATGGGCGCCCTGTGGAACCAGGGCATGACGATCGAGACGATCATCCCGATCTGCCTGTTGCTCGGTGTGGTCTGCGGCCTCGTCAACGGCCTGCTCGTCACCCGGCTCGGGCTGCCCTCCCTCGCCGTCACCATCGGCACCCTCGCCGCCTACCGGGGCATCGCACAGATCGTGCTCGGCTCCGACGCGGTGACCGACTTCCCCACCCAGTACCTGGACTTCGCGTCCGGACGCATCGGGGACACCTTCATCCCGTACGCCTTCCTGCCCTTCCTCGTGCTCTTCGCGATCGCCCTGGTCGTCCTGCACGCCACCCCGTTCGGACGGTCCACGTTCGCCATCGGCGCGAGCGAGGAGGCGGCGCGGTTCGCCGGCATCCGGGTCAAGCGGCAGAAGCTGATCCTGTTCACGGTGACCGGCCTGATGGCCTCGCTCACCGGGATCTTCTGGGCGTTCCACTACGCGAGCGCCCGCTATGACAACGCGACCGGGCTCGAACTGTCCGTCATCGCGGCGGTGCTGCTCGGTGGCATCGACTTCGACGGCGGCAAGGGGACGCTGGGCGGCGCGATCGCCGGAGTGTTCCTGCTCGGGGCGCTTCAGAACGTGATGAGCCTCCAGGACGTCTCCGCGCAGTCGCAGATCGTCGTCACCGGTGTCCTGCTGGTGCTGTCGGTGCTCGGGCCGCGCGTCGCCAGGCAGATCGCAGTCGCCAGGGCACAAAGGCTCACGTTGTAG
- the rhaS gene encoding rhamnose ABC transporter substrate-binding protein: protein MRKSSLRRSCAALAAGTSLALALTACGGTTKKDVADEGASAASTAKADPNAATKKGLTVGFLPKQVNNPYFTSADKGGEAALKELGSSYKEVGPSNATDTAGQVSYVNTLTQQQVDAMAISAQDPGALCTATKQAMKNDIKVVTYDSDTKADCRNAFVSQASAEDLGRTEVQLLAEQIDYKGEIAILSAAQTATNQNTWIDFMKDELKDPKYKDIKLVKTAYGNDDAQQSFQQTQGLLQEYPNLKGIISPTTVGIKAAAQYLSGSKYKGKVKLTGLGTPNDMRKYVKNGTVEAFELWDPSKLGALAAQTAVALVSGQITGKEGETFKAGGTTYTIGKDGVINLGKPTVFNAKNIDQFNF from the coding sequence ATGCGCAAGTCTTCCCTCCGCCGTAGCTGTGCGGCTCTCGCCGCCGGTACCTCGCTCGCCCTGGCCCTGACCGCCTGTGGTGGCACCACCAAGAAGGACGTCGCGGACGAGGGTGCCTCGGCCGCCTCCACCGCCAAGGCGGACCCGAACGCGGCCACCAAGAAGGGTCTGACGGTCGGCTTCCTGCCCAAGCAGGTCAACAACCCCTACTTCACCTCCGCGGACAAGGGCGGCGAGGCGGCCCTGAAGGAGCTGGGCTCCAGCTACAAGGAGGTCGGCCCGTCCAACGCCACCGACACCGCCGGCCAGGTGAGCTACGTCAACACGCTCACCCAGCAGCAGGTCGACGCGATGGCCATCTCCGCGCAGGACCCGGGCGCCCTGTGCACCGCGACCAAGCAGGCCATGAAGAACGACATCAAGGTCGTCACCTACGACTCCGACACCAAGGCCGACTGCCGCAACGCCTTCGTCTCGCAGGCCTCCGCCGAGGACCTCGGCCGCACCGAGGTGCAGCTGCTCGCCGAACAGATCGACTACAAGGGCGAGATCGCGATCCTGTCCGCCGCGCAGACGGCGACGAACCAGAACACCTGGATCGACTTCATGAAGGACGAGCTGAAGGACCCCAAGTACAAGGACATCAAGCTCGTCAAGACCGCGTACGGCAACGACGACGCCCAGCAGTCCTTCCAGCAGACCCAGGGCCTGCTCCAGGAGTACCCGAACCTGAAGGGGATCATCTCCCCGACCACCGTCGGCATCAAGGCGGCGGCCCAGTACCTGTCGGGCTCCAAGTACAAGGGCAAGGTCAAGCTGACCGGCCTCGGCACCCCCAACGACATGCGCAAGTACGTCAAGAACGGCACCGTCGAGGCGTTCGAGCTGTGGGACCCCTCCAAGCTCGGCGCGCTGGCCGCGCAGACGGCCGTGGCGCTGGTCTCGGGTCAGATCACCGGCAAGGAAGGCGAGACCTTCAAGGCCGGCGGCACCACCTACACCATCGGCAAGGACGGCGTGATCAACCTCGGCAAGCCGACCGTGTTCAACGCCAAGAACATCGACCAGTTCAACTTCTAG
- a CDS encoding L-rhamnose mutarotase, giving the protein MQRVCFLLKVRQDKLAEYRERHAAVWPEMLEALSATGWHNYSLFLRDDGLLVGYLETEDFQAALDGMAAAEVNARWQAEMAPFFESLDGTRPDEAMKPLTEVFHLA; this is encoded by the coding sequence ATGCAGCGCGTCTGTTTCCTGCTCAAGGTCCGTCAGGACAAGCTCGCCGAGTACCGCGAACGGCACGCCGCCGTGTGGCCGGAGATGCTCGAAGCGCTCTCGGCCACCGGCTGGCACAACTACTCGCTCTTCCTCAGAGACGACGGCCTGTTGGTCGGCTACCTGGAGACCGAGGACTTCCAGGCCGCCCTCGACGGCATGGCGGCCGCCGAGGTCAACGCCCGCTGGCAGGCCGAGATGGCCCCGTTCTTCGAATCCCTCGACGGAACCCGCCCCGACGAGGCGATGAAACCGCTCACCGAAGTGTTCCACCTCGCCTGA
- a CDS encoding BNR repeat-containing protein, which yields MKRRTLLGAALAGAVMTPALGAGTARAADPGPSVTRTGTTTLDSQAVFFVSYDGLVNNNSFQKNGLLTYKGYQYAVWYTADKNAVVGRRVLGGSTWSTVQVGHTLKASDSHNVISMGVSKVDGRLHLNMDSHSDGFTYVKSVAGLMDNPSGLSWTASRFGAPQSTLDGLALTSQFTYPQFISTPDGKLQLSYRVAISGNGRNALAEYDGSTWTNLGEWSSSTGTYTSEHGSSTARNMYLHGIDYDVNGRLHSFFTWREQNGAVMCSSGGITNHDTGYVYSDDRGRTWRNNAGTVVGTTGGSDKVAVTDSGLVIDALNPDHSLMNQESQATDSAGRPHAIISYVPGRFGQCTTNYVSDRTANGRAFHLRKNASGTWQKTEIPVVLGSSQRTRLVLDKYDNAYAVFPFGRIAGASAASGYTDWKILFDGSGLNAFGEVVIDEMRIKADNVLSVMYQEKSSGTTPSALHVVDFALPA from the coding sequence ATGAAGAGACGTACGCTGCTGGGCGCCGCCCTCGCCGGTGCCGTGATGACCCCCGCCCTCGGCGCCGGCACCGCCCGCGCCGCCGACCCCGGCCCCTCGGTCACCCGGACCGGCACCACCACGCTCGACAGCCAGGCCGTCTTCTTCGTCTCCTACGACGGCCTCGTCAACAACAACTCGTTCCAGAAGAACGGTCTGCTGACCTACAAGGGCTACCAGTACGCCGTCTGGTACACCGCCGACAAGAACGCCGTCGTCGGACGCCGCGTCCTCGGCGGCAGCACCTGGTCGACGGTCCAGGTCGGTCACACCCTCAAGGCCAGCGACTCCCACAACGTCATCTCCATGGGCGTCTCCAAGGTCGACGGCCGCCTCCACCTCAACATGGACTCCCACAGCGACGGCTTCACCTACGTCAAGTCGGTGGCCGGGCTCATGGACAACCCGTCCGGACTGAGCTGGACCGCGAGCCGGTTCGGCGCGCCGCAGTCCACCCTCGACGGCCTCGCCCTCACCTCGCAGTTCACCTACCCGCAGTTCATCTCCACCCCCGACGGCAAGCTCCAGCTCAGCTACCGCGTCGCCATATCCGGAAACGGCCGCAACGCCCTTGCCGAGTACGACGGTTCGACCTGGACGAACCTCGGCGAGTGGTCCAGCTCCACCGGCACCTACACCAGCGAGCACGGCTCCTCCACGGCCCGCAACATGTACCTGCACGGCATCGACTACGACGTCAACGGCCGGCTGCACTCCTTCTTCACCTGGCGCGAGCAGAACGGCGCCGTGATGTGCTCCAGCGGCGGCATCACCAACCACGACACCGGCTACGTCTACTCCGACGACCGCGGCCGCACCTGGCGCAACAACGCCGGCACCGTCGTCGGCACCACCGGCGGCTCCGACAAGGTCGCCGTCACCGACTCCGGCCTCGTCATCGACGCGCTCAACCCGGACCACTCCCTGATGAACCAGGAGAGCCAGGCCACCGACTCCGCCGGCCGGCCGCACGCGATCATCAGCTACGTGCCCGGGCGGTTCGGCCAGTGCACCACCAACTACGTGTCCGACCGGACCGCGAACGGCCGGGCGTTCCACCTCCGCAAGAACGCGTCGGGCACCTGGCAGAAGACCGAGATACCGGTGGTGCTCGGCTCCAGCCAGCGCACCAGACTCGTCCTGGACAAGTACGACAACGCGTACGCGGTCTTCCCGTTCGGCCGGATCGCCGGAGCCTCCGCGGCCTCCGGATACACCGACTGGAAGATCCTCTTCGACGGCAGCGGCCTCAACGCGTTCGGCGAGGTCGTGATCGACGAGATGCGGATCAAGGCCGACAACGTCCTGTCCGTCATGTACCAGGAGAAGTCCAGCGGAACCACGCCCTCGGCACTGCACGTCGTCGACTTCGCGCTGCCCGCCTGA
- a CDS encoding LacI family DNA-binding transcriptional regulator: protein MAQSVGIKDVARAAGVSVGTVSNVINRPDSVATETRARVLSAIDRLGYVRSESARQLRAGRSRIMGLLVLDMGNPFFVDVARGAERAARDAGLGVMVCNSAQSPGEEAEYLSLFAEQRVRGVLLTPADATGRNIESFRRHGIPFVLVDRVAEGTTECSVSVDDVAGGALAVRHLIDAGHRSIAYVSGPPGFNQVRDRRTGALNALAEAGLAPGVLRELPTERLDVAAGRDAGARLLGLADRPTAVFCANDLLALGVLQAMYAAGINVPDDLAIVGYDDIEFAAAAAVPLTSVRQPAVTMGALAAELLLEETETETVTRRHEHRRVVLQPELVVRRSSLSAR, encoded by the coding sequence ATGGCCCAGTCGGTGGGTATCAAGGACGTCGCCCGTGCCGCCGGAGTCTCGGTGGGCACGGTGTCGAACGTGATCAACCGTCCGGACTCCGTCGCCACCGAGACCCGGGCCCGGGTCCTGTCCGCGATCGACCGGCTCGGTTACGTCCGCAGCGAGTCCGCGCGCCAACTGCGCGCGGGCCGCAGCCGGATCATGGGGCTGCTCGTCCTCGACATGGGCAACCCGTTCTTCGTGGACGTCGCGCGCGGCGCCGAACGGGCCGCCCGTGACGCCGGGCTCGGCGTGATGGTCTGCAACAGTGCGCAGAGCCCCGGCGAGGAGGCCGAGTACCTCTCGCTCTTCGCCGAACAGCGGGTCCGGGGCGTCCTGCTCACCCCCGCCGACGCGACCGGCCGCAACATCGAGAGCTTCCGGCGCCACGGCATCCCCTTCGTCCTCGTCGACCGCGTCGCGGAGGGGACCACGGAGTGCTCCGTCTCCGTCGACGACGTCGCGGGCGGCGCCCTCGCCGTACGCCATCTCATCGACGCCGGACACCGCTCCATCGCGTACGTCAGCGGCCCGCCCGGCTTCAACCAGGTCCGCGACCGTCGCACCGGCGCCCTCAACGCGCTCGCCGAGGCCGGCCTCGCCCCCGGCGTACTGCGCGAACTGCCCACCGAACGCCTCGACGTCGCCGCGGGACGGGACGCCGGCGCCCGCCTTCTGGGCCTCGCCGACCGCCCCACCGCCGTCTTCTGCGCCAACGACCTGCTGGCCCTGGGTGTGCTCCAGGCGATGTACGCGGCCGGGATAAACGTCCCCGACGACCTCGCCATCGTCGGCTACGACGACATCGAGTTCGCCGCCGCCGCGGCCGTCCCGCTCACCTCGGTCCGCCAGCCCGCCGTCACCATGGGCGCCCTGGCCGCGGAACTGCTGCTGGAGGAGACGGAGACGGAGACCGTGACGCGCCGGCACGAACACCGGCGAGTGGTGCTCCAGCCGGAACTGGTCGTACGGCGCTCGAGTCTCTCCGCCCGCTGA